One region of Mucilaginibacter gotjawali genomic DNA includes:
- a CDS encoding nitrite reductase encodes MQSFRTELENPIVEQDIIDLEKKIRAFREGKIHDEKFRSLRLARGVYGQRQPGVQMVRIKLPFGKVTFKQLLKIADIADEYGSGNLHLTTRQDVQIHYVSLDRTPQLWAELEQDDITLREACGNTVRNVTSSPTSGIDPKEPFDVSPYAQATFEYFLRNPICQEMGRKFKISFSSADDDTAFSYIHDIGVIPKINDKGERGFKVGLAGGLGAQPFMASIVEEFLPEDQLIPYIEAIIRVFDRHGERNNRNKARLKYLVQKIGLAEVLQLAENERKALKVKTYSINRDTVPPPALPAEIAYPEVTIDNPLRYEQWLITNVFEQKQTGFYGVYVKVPVGDIPTATARKLVDAIKPYVADEIRITQNQGLLLKYVKKEALPALYNGLTKLDLSAPGFDSPADVTTCPGTDTCNLGISNSMTLSRVLEDLIYNEYEEFIFNREIKIKISGCMNSCGQHGLAHIGFHGSSLKSGTRVLPSVQVLLGGGTVGDGIGRAAEKVIKVPAKRATHVLRAVLNDYKENSIADETFHNYYDRLGKDYFYQLLKPLADLTTLTDDEFVDWGHQETFATAIGVGECAGVVIDLVATLLYESDEKFGWANDAFAGRRWSDAIYHAYNTFISSAKALLLDKNINSSTQSGIIREFDNHYVSTGEISLPTSFNDLVLQINKNEPSESFAAAYIKEAAEFLETVKAKREELVQS; translated from the coding sequence ATGCAAAGCTTCAGAACAGAACTGGAGAATCCGATAGTTGAACAGGATATTATCGACCTTGAAAAAAAGATCAGGGCTTTTCGTGAAGGAAAGATCCATGATGAAAAATTCAGGAGCCTGCGCCTGGCCAGGGGGGTTTACGGACAACGCCAGCCCGGCGTACAAATGGTGCGTATCAAACTGCCATTTGGCAAGGTTACCTTTAAGCAGTTATTAAAAATTGCAGATATTGCCGATGAATACGGAAGCGGCAACCTGCACTTAACCACCCGCCAGGACGTCCAGATCCATTACGTAAGCCTTGACCGTACCCCGCAATTATGGGCGGAATTAGAACAGGATGATATTACCCTGCGCGAAGCCTGCGGTAACACCGTTAGGAATGTAACCTCCTCTCCCACTTCGGGCATCGATCCCAAAGAACCATTTGATGTATCGCCATATGCACAGGCAACATTCGAATACTTTTTGCGGAACCCAATTTGCCAGGAAATGGGCCGTAAGTTCAAAATCTCTTTTTCGTCTGCTGATGATGATACGGCGTTTTCCTATATCCACGATATAGGCGTGATCCCAAAAATCAACGACAAAGGCGAACGTGGTTTTAAAGTAGGTTTGGCCGGTGGCCTTGGCGCCCAGCCGTTTATGGCCAGCATTGTTGAGGAGTTTTTGCCGGAAGATCAGTTGATCCCTTATATCGAGGCCATTATTCGTGTATTCGACCGCCATGGCGAACGAAATAACCGCAACAAGGCCCGTTTAAAATACCTGGTACAAAAAATCGGGCTTGCGGAAGTTTTACAGCTTGCTGAAAATGAAAGAAAAGCACTTAAGGTAAAAACATATTCCATCAACCGGGATACCGTACCACCGCCTGCCCTTCCTGCGGAAATTGCTTATCCTGAAGTAACCATAGATAACCCTTTACGTTATGAGCAATGGCTTATCACCAATGTTTTTGAACAAAAGCAGACGGGTTTTTATGGCGTGTATGTAAAAGTTCCTGTAGGCGATATCCCAACAGCAACAGCCCGCAAACTCGTTGATGCCATAAAACCTTATGTAGCTGATGAAATCAGAATCACTCAAAACCAGGGTTTGTTACTTAAATATGTTAAAAAAGAAGCTTTACCGGCTTTATATAACGGTTTAACCAAATTGGATTTATCGGCCCCGGGCTTTGACAGCCCTGCGGACGTAACCACCTGCCCCGGCACAGATACCTGCAACCTAGGCATCTCCAACAGCATGACCCTTTCGCGTGTGCTGGAAGATTTGATCTATAATGAATATGAAGAGTTTATTTTCAACCGCGAAATCAAAATAAAGATCAGCGGGTGCATGAATTCATGCGGTCAGCACGGGTTGGCGCACATAGGTTTTCATGGAAGTTCGCTAAAATCAGGCACCCGGGTATTACCATCGGTGCAGGTATTATTAGGCGGCGGAACGGTTGGCGATGGCATTGGCCGCGCAGCCGAAAAAGTGATAAAAGTTCCGGCAAAACGTGCTACCCATGTATTAAGGGCCGTGTTGAACGATTATAAAGAGAATTCGATCGCGGATGAAACTTTCCATAACTATTACGACCGCCTTGGCAAAGATTACTTTTATCAGTTATTAAAACCCCTTGCTGATTTAACTACCCTTACCGATGATGAATTTGTTGATTGGGGCCACCAGGAAACATTTGCTACCGCGATTGGTGTTGGCGAATGTGCCGGCGTAGTGATCGACCTGGTTGCTACATTGCTTTATGAATCGGATGAAAAGTTTGGCTGGGCAAACGACGCCTTTGCCGGCCGAAGATGGTCTGATGCCATTTATCACGCTTATAACACCTTCATCAGTTCGGCAAAAGCATTGTTGCTGGATAAAAACATCAACAGCAGTACACAGTCGGGTATTATCCGCGAGTTTGACAATCATTATGTAAGCACCGGCGAAATAAGCTTACCAACCAGCTTTAACGACCTGGTATTGCAGATCAATAAAAACGAACCATCTGAAAGCTTTGCAGCGGCTTATATTAAAGAAGCAGCTGAATTTTTAGAAACAGTGAAAGCTAAAAGAGAGGAATTGGTGCAATCATGA
- the cobA gene encoding uroporphyrinogen-III C-methyltransferase gives MTTEKNIKEPRITLLGAGPGDPDLITLKGVKALKTADVVLYDALVNEELLEFAPENAVKVYVGKRSGDHTHSQESINKLMVDYALNYGHVVRLKGGDPFVFGRGFEELDFAASYSIPAVVIPGISSSIGVPGMQNIPVTHRGLSESFWVITGTTASGKISNDVYEAARTKATVVVLMGIHKLAEIVEIFKKEGKNKLPVAVIQSGTTHNEKVAVGIVDTIVEIAEENKITSPALIVFGEVVSLHPKFQPIKEFYDIIAGE, from the coding sequence GTGACCACTGAAAAAAATATTAAAGAACCACGTATAACCCTTTTAGGTGCAGGCCCCGGCGACCCTGACCTGATTACCTTAAAAGGAGTAAAAGCATTAAAAACGGCTGATGTTGTTTTATATGATGCACTGGTAAACGAAGAATTGCTTGAATTTGCACCCGAAAATGCGGTAAAAGTTTACGTAGGCAAACGTTCCGGCGACCATACCCATTCGCAGGAATCAATAAATAAATTAATGGTCGATTATGCGCTTAATTACGGTCATGTTGTTCGCTTAAAGGGTGGCGACCCTTTTGTATTTGGCCGTGGTTTTGAAGAATTGGATTTTGCGGCTTCTTACAGCATCCCGGCCGTTGTGATCCCTGGGATCTCCAGTTCAATTGGTGTTCCGGGCATGCAAAATATTCCGGTTACACATCGTGGTTTAAGCGAAAGCTTTTGGGTGATAACAGGTACTACAGCCAGTGGCAAAATATCCAATGATGTTTACGAGGCTGCACGCACAAAGGCCACTGTAGTGGTTTTGATGGGCATCCATAAATTGGCTGAGATTGTCGAAATATTTAAAAAAGAAGGTAAAAATAAATTGCCGGTAGCCGTTATTCAAAGCGGTACTACCCATAATGAAAAAGTAGCGGTGGGTATTGTGGATACTATTGTTGAGATTGCAGAAGAAAATAAGATCACCTCACCAGCGCTGATTGTTTTTGGCGAAGTGGTTTCATTGCATCCTAAATTTCAACCCATTAAGGAATTTTATGACATCATTGCCGGAGAATAA
- a CDS encoding precorrin-2 dehydrogenase/sirohydrochlorin ferrochelatase family protein translates to MTSLPENNQSKTGKTGQPQGNPLFPVFLKLNQLHTVLIGAGNIGLEKLAAILQNSPEAKVTVIALTIIPEVYALATESEAVSIVQKSFADTDLDEADIVVAATNNPELNDFIRASARSRRLLVNIADKPDLCDFYLGSIVQKGDLKIAISTNGKSPTIAKRLKEVLNEALPDELDTTLQQMSRLRDTLSGNFADKVKALNEITSVLVSGQVTKNDNNGD, encoded by the coding sequence ATGACATCATTGCCGGAGAATAATCAATCAAAAACAGGTAAAACCGGCCAGCCGCAAGGCAACCCGTTATTTCCTGTTTTTTTAAAGCTTAACCAACTGCATACGGTGTTGATTGGTGCAGGTAATATCGGCCTCGAAAAACTGGCCGCCATCCTGCAAAACAGCCCGGAAGCAAAAGTTACGGTGATAGCTTTAACGATTATTCCAGAAGTATATGCATTGGCTACAGAATCTGAAGCTGTAAGTATTGTACAGAAGTCATTTGCAGATACTGACCTTGATGAGGCAGATATAGTGGTAGCAGCCACCAATAACCCGGAATTGAATGATTTTATCAGGGCATCGGCGCGAAGCCGCAGGTTACTGGTAAACATTGCAGACAAACCCGACCTGTGCGATTTTTATTTAGGATCGATTGTACAGAAAGGCGATTTAAAGATTGCCATATCTACCAACGGCAAATCACCTACCATAGCCAAACGGCTGAAAGAGGTATTAAATGAGGCATTGCCTGACGAACTGGATACCACGCTGCAGCAAATGAGCCGGTTGAGAGATACGCTGAGCGGTAATTTTGCAGACAAAGTAAAAGCATTAAATGAGATCACTTCGGTATTGGTAAGTGGCCAGGTAACAAAAAATGATAATAACGGTGATTAA
- a CDS encoding phosphoadenylyl-sulfate reductase yields MIDIAEELKQQTEGLGPVETLAYLADAFQGKIIFSTSFGWEDQVVTHMIFDNNLPIKVFTLETGRLFPETYYVWNRTMEIFGQPIHAYYPRQDLLEQMVTKKGPNSFYESVENRKECCNIRKVEPLKRALSGNDIWITGIRAEQSPVRGSMENIEWDDQNKLVKFHPIYHWSIDEVKDYIKLYNIPYNTLHDRGFPSIGCAPCTRAVQPGEDFRAGRWWWEDQSKKECGLHDTSAVAHEEVFRA; encoded by the coding sequence ATGATTGATATAGCAGAAGAACTGAAACAACAAACTGAAGGGTTAGGGCCGGTTGAAACTTTAGCTTACCTTGCAGATGCTTTCCAGGGTAAAATCATATTCTCCACCAGCTTTGGCTGGGAAGACCAGGTGGTTACCCATATGATATTTGACAACAACCTGCCTATCAAGGTTTTCACCCTTGAAACCGGCAGACTTTTCCCTGAGACCTATTATGTTTGGAACCGCACCATGGAAATTTTCGGACAGCCCATCCATGCCTATTACCCGCGGCAGGACCTGCTGGAACAAATGGTAACCAAAAAAGGCCCTAATAGCTTCTATGAATCGGTAGAAAACCGCAAGGAATGCTGCAATATCCGAAAGGTAGAACCATTGAAACGCGCGCTTTCAGGTAACGATATTTGGATTACAGGTATCCGCGCCGAACAATCTCCTGTACGAGGTTCGATGGAAAATATTGAATGGGACGACCAAAACAAATTAGTAAAGTTTCACCCTATTTACCATTGGTCAATTGACGAGGTAAAAGATTATATCAAATTATATAACATCCCTTACAATACACTGCACGACAGGGGCTTCCCAAGCATAGGGTGTGCCCCATGTACCCGCGCCGTACAGCCCGGCGAGGATTTCCGTGCCGGAAGATGGTGGTGGGAAGATCAATCCAAAAAAGAATGCGGCTTGCATGATACGTCGGCCGTTGCGCATGAGGAAGTGTTTAGAGCGTAA
- the rlmB gene encoding 23S rRNA (guanosine(2251)-2'-O)-methyltransferase RlmB, producing MLYNQQREKRENNQMVFGIRAVIEAIRSGKEIEALYLQRGAGGGLLTELKELSQEYGITAQQVPIEKLNRLTQKNHQGAVAFISPIVYEKIENIIPQIFENGQVPLILVLDSITDVRNMGAIARTAECAGVHAIVIPSKGSAQINPDAIKTSAGALYKIPVCRHDNLVQTVKFLQESGLQLVCCTEKTKEDIYTPDYTAPTAIIMGSEEDGVRNEIIRLSDYLAKIPMYGEIESLNVSVATGIIVYEAIRQRLVV from the coding sequence ATGCTATACAATCAACAAAGAGAAAAACGCGAAAATAATCAGATGGTATTCGGGATCCGCGCGGTTATTGAAGCCATCCGGTCGGGGAAAGAAATTGAGGCCTTGTACCTGCAAAGGGGAGCCGGCGGCGGATTGCTTACCGAGCTGAAAGAGTTATCGCAAGAGTATGGCATTACCGCCCAGCAGGTACCCATCGAAAAGCTCAACCGGCTGACACAAAAGAACCACCAGGGTGCGGTTGCTTTTATTTCGCCGATAGTTTACGAGAAGATAGAAAATATTATCCCCCAGATATTTGAAAACGGCCAGGTACCGCTAATCCTGGTGTTGGATTCGATTACAGACGTCCGCAACATGGGGGCCATAGCCCGTACCGCTGAGTGCGCAGGGGTACATGCCATTGTTATTCCATCCAAAGGTTCGGCACAGATCAACCCCGATGCCATTAAAACTTCCGCAGGTGCTTTATACAAAATCCCGGTTTGCCGGCATGATAATTTGGTACAAACCGTAAAATTTTTGCAGGAATCGGGCTTACAGCTGGTTTGTTGTACAGAAAAGACGAAGGAGGATATTTATACGCCCGATTATACTGCTCCAACTGCCATCATCATGGGATCAGAAGAAGACGGCGTTAGGAATGAGATTATCAGATTATCTGATTATTTAGCCAAAATACCCATGTATGGCGAAATTGAATCGCTGAATGTTTCTGTTGCTACAGGGATTATTGTGTATGAAGCGATAAGGCAGAGGTTGGTTGTGTAG
- the dnaB gene encoding replicative DNA helicase: MITENENQYNKPNATDRKSRITNPTPYSGLGKLPPQAIDLEEAVLGALMLEKDALSSVIDILKPDVFYKDNHQKIFQAIRTLFEKSSPVDILTVTSQLRSQGELEMIGGAYYITELTNRVASAANIEFHSRIIIQKFIQRELIRISTEVIQSAYEDTTDVLDLLDKAEKNLFEIAQNNLRRDSRKMDDLMHEALKEIEALKDKKDGLTGVASGFTDLDRMTSGWQKSDLVIIAARPAMGKTAFVLSCARNAAVDFNKPVVVFSLEMSSVQLVNRLISGETQIEQEKIRKGNLEEWEWAQIHSKIGRLEQAPLIIDDTPALNIFEFRAKCRRLKSQHDIQLIVIDYLQLMHGKGADGKGGGNREQEIGSISRALKSVAKELNVPVIALSQLSRAVESRPGGSKRPMLSDLRESGSIEQDADMVLFLYRPEYYGLEVDEDNMPTAGVGEVIIAKHRNGETGRVRLKFVGKYVKFTDLDTGMDGSFTATNAFSGLAPSQDFEKPNNFIIRPSRMDDLDDEQPF; this comes from the coding sequence ATGATTACTGAAAACGAAAACCAATATAACAAGCCGAACGCTACCGACCGTAAAAGCAGGATCACCAACCCCACACCTTACAGTGGTTTGGGTAAACTTCCTCCCCAGGCAATTGACCTTGAAGAGGCCGTTTTAGGCGCTTTAATGCTTGAGAAAGATGCCCTTTCTTCCGTAATAGATATTTTAAAACCTGATGTATTTTATAAAGATAACCATCAGAAAATTTTCCAGGCTATCCGGACATTATTCGAAAAATCATCCCCGGTAGATATCCTTACTGTTACCTCACAACTGCGCTCACAGGGTGAACTGGAGATGATCGGTGGCGCCTATTATATTACCGAGCTCACCAATCGCGTTGCATCGGCTGCCAACATCGAGTTTCACTCACGGATCATTATTCAGAAATTCATCCAGCGTGAACTGATCAGGATCTCGACAGAGGTGATCCAGAGCGCGTATGAAGACACTACTGACGTACTCGACCTGCTGGATAAGGCGGAAAAAAACCTCTTCGAGATCGCCCAGAATAACCTCCGGCGCGATTCACGCAAAATGGACGACCTGATGCATGAAGCGTTGAAGGAAATTGAAGCGTTGAAAGATAAAAAGGACGGCTTAACAGGTGTAGCCTCCGGCTTTACCGACCTTGACCGGATGACCTCAGGCTGGCAAAAATCCGACCTGGTAATTATTGCGGCCCGCCCTGCAATGGGTAAAACAGCCTTCGTTTTAAGCTGTGCCCGTAATGCCGCGGTTGATTTTAATAAACCCGTGGTCGTGTTCTCGCTCGAAATGTCCTCGGTTCAACTGGTTAACCGTTTAATATCGGGCGAAACCCAGATTGAACAGGAAAAGATCCGTAAGGGTAACCTGGAAGAATGGGAATGGGCGCAGATCCACTCCAAGATCGGCAGGCTGGAACAGGCGCCTTTGATCATTGACGATACTCCCGCGCTGAATATCTTTGAATTCAGGGCCAAATGTCGTCGTTTAAAATCGCAGCATGATATCCAGCTGATCGTAATTGACTACCTGCAGCTGATGCATGGCAAGGGCGCAGATGGTAAAGGCGGCGGTAACCGCGAGCAGGAAATCGGTAGTATCTCAAGGGCGCTCAAATCTGTAGCCAAAGAGTTAAATGTTCCGGTGATTGCCTTGTCGCAGTTAAGCCGCGCGGTTGAAAGCCGCCCCGGTGGTTCCAAGAGGCCAATGCTTTCGGACTTACGTGAGTCTGGCTCCATCGAGCAGGATGCGGATATGGTATTATTCCTTTACCGTCCGGAATATTATGGTTTGGAAGTAGATGAAGATAACATGCCTACAGCAGGTGTGGGTGAGGTAATCATAGCCAAGCACCGTAACGGCGAAACCGGCCGCGTGCGCCTGAAATTTGTGGGTAAATACGTTAAATTTACCGACCTTGATACAGGCATGGATGGTTCGTTTACGGCTACAAATGCGTTCTCGGGCCTTGCCCCTTCGCAGGATTTTGAGAAACCAAACAACTTTATTATACGTCCGTCGCGAATGGATGATTTAGACGATGAACAACCGTTTTAG